The proteins below are encoded in one region of Clostridium fermenticellae:
- a CDS encoding polysaccharide deacetylase family protein, translating to MKKIIYSFTYTAFILLLLSAFIMPKEKRNLPTAGEVDNKQQNIQKSNEMPICSKKVYLTFDDGPSVNNTRKILKILNDNNVKATFFVVGIKSEENPDILKDISNSGMSIGIHTYSHDYKKIYKQVDSYLKDYENCKISINKITGKDPIDCVRLPGGSTNTIVSKDNLRYITRSLNKLGIDYIDWNVCSGDADSHVVAVEKIKKNIITQCRDKNLAVILMHDTYYKYFTVEALPDVIKYLKNQGFEFRTLGDLTKEEKDEMIKEGIMNRNL from the coding sequence ATGAAAAAAATTATCTATTCATTTACATATACTGCCTTTATTCTTTTGTTATTGTCTGCATTTATTATGCCTAAAGAAAAGCGTAATTTACCTACAGCAGGAGAAGTAGATAATAAGCAACAGAATATACAGAAGAGTAATGAAATGCCAATATGCTCAAAAAAGGTATATTTGACTTTTGACGATGGCCCTTCGGTAAATAATACTAGAAAAATACTTAAAATTTTAAATGATAATAATGTAAAGGCTACATTTTTTGTTGTTGGAATTAAGTCCGAAGAAAATCCGGACATATTAAAGGATATAAGTAACAGTGGAATGAGCATAGGCATACATACTTATTCGCATGATTACAAAAAGATATATAAGCAGGTTGACTCTTATTTAAAAGACTATGAAAATTGTAAAATTAGTATAAACAAAATAACTGGTAAAGATCCAATAGATTGTGTGAGATTACCTGGAGGATCTACCAATACAATTGTTAGCAAAGACAATTTGAGATACATTACAAGATCATTAAATAAATTAGGAATAGACTATATTGATTGGAATGTTTGTTCTGGTGATGCGGACAGTCATGTAGTTGCTGTGGAGAAAATCAAAAAAAATATTATTACGCAGTGCAGGGATAAAAATCTTGCGGTTATTCTGATGCATGATACTTATTATAAATATTTTACTGTAGAAGCACTTCCAGATGTAATAAAATATTTAAAGAATCAAGGCTTTGAATTTAGGACACTTGGAGATCTAACAAAGGAAGAAAAAGATGAGATGATAAAAGAGGGAATAATGAATAGAAATTTATAG
- the galE gene encoding UDP-glucose 4-epimerase GalE, whose amino-acid sequence MSILVCGGAGYIGSHMTAYLIENNKDVIILDNLEKGHKEAVDKENSKFYFGDLRDKEILKKVFFENNIDSVIDFAAYSLVSESIKNPLKYFENNIISVINLLEAMKNYDVKYIVFSSTAATYGEPENTPIVETDKTSPVNPYGESKLAVEKILKWADRAYGIKYTALRYFNAAGAHESGRIGEDHNPESHLIPIILETASGKREKIKIFGDDYDTPDGSCIRDYVHVTDLASAHLLALERLKRGGESSEYNLGNGKGFSVKEVIEMARKVTGKNIKAEIAKRRPGDPAILIASSEKAKKELGWKPQYDSLNSIINTAWNWHEKHPKGYKD is encoded by the coding sequence ATGTCAATCTTAGTGTGTGGAGGAGCAGGATATATAGGAAGTCATATGACGGCTTATTTGATAGAAAATAATAAAGATGTAATTATATTGGATAACCTTGAAAAAGGGCATAAAGAAGCCGTAGATAAGGAAAATTCAAAGTTCTATTTCGGTGATTTGAGAGACAAGGAAATACTTAAAAAAGTTTTTTTTGAAAACAATATAGATTCCGTAATAGATTTTGCAGCATATTCTTTAGTTAGTGAAAGTATTAAAAATCCGCTTAAGTATTTTGAAAATAATATAATTTCAGTAATAAATCTTTTGGAGGCAATGAAAAATTATGATGTTAAGTACATAGTTTTCTCATCTACAGCCGCAACTTATGGTGAACCGGAAAATACTCCTATAGTTGAAACAGATAAAACATCTCCGGTAAATCCATATGGAGAATCAAAACTAGCTGTTGAAAAAATACTTAAGTGGGCGGATAGAGCCTATGGAATCAAATATACTGCTCTTAGATATTTTAATGCAGCTGGAGCTCATGAAAGTGGAAGAATAGGTGAAGATCATAATCCAGAATCTCATTTGATCCCTATTATTCTTGAAACAGCATCTGGAAAGAGGGAAAAGATAAAGATATTTGGTGATGATTATGATACACCTGATGGCAGTTGTATTAGGGATTATGTTCATGTTACGGATTTGGCATCAGCTCATCTTCTTGCACTTGAGAGACTGAAAAGAGGAGGAGAGAGTTCTGAATATAATCTTGGAAATGGAAAAGGTTTTTCTGTAAAAGAGGTAATTGAAATGGCTAGAAAAGTTACTGGAAAAAATATAAAGGCTGAGATTGCAAAAAGAAGACCTGGCGATCCAGCAATTTTAATAGCATCATCTGAAAAGGCAAAAAAGGAATTAGGGTGGAAACCACAATATGATTCCCTTAATAGTATAATAAATACTGCATGGAATTGGCATGAAAAGCATCCTAAAGGATACAAAGACTAA
- a CDS encoding acetyl-CoA hydrolase/transferase family protein: MNWEELCKDKIVSVKEAVSKIKSGDRVVLAPGAGEAVELMKALVENKENYKDVEIDHMLPIGKCEYAQPGMEKYFKYNSLFVGGGSRDAVNSGRADYTPCFFYEIPRMFKEGYLPVDVALVQLSVPDEHGFCSLGVSNTYIKGALECAKIVIAEINENTPRVLGDCSIHVSDIDYMVKTSYPIPEMKKPNIGEIEKAIGKYCASLVEDGSTLQLGIGAIPDAVLLFLKDKKDLGIHSELISDGVVELAKAGVITNKRKTIHKGKSVVAFFMGTKKLYDYIDDNPMVESYPVDYVNDPRVIMQNYKMVSINSCVEIDLMGQVCAESIGRKQISGVGGQIDFIRGTSMAKDGKSIIAMPSTAAKGKVSRIVPLLQTGTPVTTSRNDINYVVTEYGIAQLKGKTLKQRAEALINIAHPKFREELIAAYEETFKCSYKK; the protein is encoded by the coding sequence ATGAATTGGGAAGAATTGTGCAAAGATAAAATTGTAAGTGTAAAGGAAGCTGTTTCTAAAATAAAATCTGGTGATAGGGTTGTACTAGCTCCGGGTGCTGGAGAAGCAGTAGAACTTATGAAGGCTTTAGTAGAAAATAAGGAAAATTATAAGGATGTGGAAATAGACCATATGCTTCCTATTGGAAAATGTGAATATGCACAGCCTGGAATGGAGAAGTATTTTAAATATAATTCACTGTTTGTTGGCGGCGGTTCAAGAGATGCAGTGAATTCTGGAAGAGCAGATTATACACCGTGTTTTTTTTATGAAATACCTAGAATGTTTAAAGAGGGTTATCTGCCAGTCGATGTAGCTCTTGTGCAACTTAGTGTTCCGGATGAACATGGATTCTGCAGCCTTGGAGTTTCAAATACTTACATCAAAGGAGCACTTGAATGTGCTAAGATTGTAATTGCAGAAATAAATGAAAATACACCTAGAGTACTTGGAGATTGTTCTATACATGTATCGGATATAGATTATATGGTGAAAACATCATATCCAATACCAGAGATGAAAAAACCTAATATAGGAGAAATTGAGAAAGCTATAGGAAAGTATTGTGCATCATTAGTTGAAGATGGGTCAACGCTTCAACTCGGAATAGGCGCTATTCCCGATGCTGTTTTATTATTCTTAAAAGATAAAAAGGATTTGGGAATACATTCGGAACTTATATCCGATGGGGTAGTTGAACTTGCAAAAGCAGGTGTAATTACAAATAAAAGAAAGACAATTCATAAAGGTAAATCAGTTGTAGCATTCTTTATGGGAACTAAAAAGTTATACGATTACATAGATGATAATCCTATGGTTGAGTCATATCCAGTAGATTATGTAAACGATCCTAGAGTTATAATGCAAAATTATAAAATGGTATCTATAAATTCATGTGTAGAAATAGATTTAATGGGACAAGTTTGTGCAGAAAGTATAGGAAGAAAGCAAATAAGCGGTGTTGGTGGACAAATTGATTTCATAAGAGGTACTAGTATGGCAAAAGATGGTAAATCAATTATTGCTATGCCGTCTACTGCAGCTAAAGGAAAGGTTTCTAGAATAGTACCACTTTTACAAACTGGTACCCCTGTAACAACATCTAGAAATGATATAAATTATGTTGTAACCGAATACGGTATTGCACAGCTCAAAGGAAAAACTTTAAAACAAAGGGCTGAAGCTTTGATAAATATAGCTCATCCCAAGTTTAGAGAAGAACTAATTGCAGCATATGAAGAAACTTTCAAATGCAGTTATAAAAAATAA
- a CDS encoding APC family permease, with protein sequence MGVENEHTEEPKLKRVLTLNSLVFYGLAFMIPLTIFTTYGLATKTTHGMISLTYTVATIAMGFTAFSYSRMVKAYPVAGAAYSYVTKSMNPYIGFLTGWAVLLGYIVLPMLNYVVIGIYLSALIPAIPSWVFIVVAIMFVTLINHLGIELASIVNNTIVWLQILFLVVFLGFVFKYVLGGGGAGTLFDFHAYFNPVEFNKPGVGISAILAGGSILALSFLGFDAISTLSEEAINPERNVGRAILISCISAGTGFVIITYFLQLAWPQAFNQILNEESASVELIRRIYNSGLLQAFFTIVFSAGLLASSLAGVTSASRVLYGMGRDGILPPKIFGRLHPKYKTPTYSILIIGAISLLAIVVPLAIATGILNFGALLTFAMVNFSVIAHYFVRSKKRKGMDIVRYLIMPIIGAAVCLAIWSQLGFIQMTCGIIWLIFGFIYLAHKTKIFRELPPQIGV encoded by the coding sequence ATGGGTGTTGAAAATGAACATACAGAAGAACCTAAACTAAAACGTGTGTTAACATTGAATTCTTTGGTTTTTTATGGATTAGCTTTTATGATACCTCTTACAATTTTTACAACCTATGGCCTTGCGACTAAAACAACTCATGGTATGATCTCATTAACATATACGGTTGCGACTATAGCAATGGGGTTTACAGCTTTTAGCTATTCAAGAATGGTTAAGGCATATCCTGTGGCAGGAGCAGCCTATTCTTATGTTACAAAATCTATGAATCCTTATATTGGTTTCCTAACAGGATGGGCTGTTTTACTTGGATATATAGTTTTACCAATGTTAAATTATGTTGTAATAGGAATTTATCTTTCAGCTCTAATACCAGCTATTCCATCCTGGGTATTTATTGTAGTGGCAATAATGTTTGTCACATTAATAAATCATCTTGGCATTGAACTAGCATCTATTGTAAATAACACTATTGTTTGGCTTCAAATATTATTCCTGGTAGTATTCCTGGGATTTGTGTTTAAATATGTTTTAGGAGGCGGTGGAGCTGGTACATTATTTGATTTCCATGCTTATTTTAACCCGGTAGAGTTTAATAAGCCTGGAGTTGGTATATCTGCTATATTGGCAGGTGGATCAATTTTAGCACTTTCTTTTCTCGGATTTGATGCAATATCGACATTAAGTGAGGAAGCCATTAATCCTGAAAGGAATGTAGGAAGAGCTATTTTAATTTCTTGTATTTCTGCAGGTACAGGATTTGTGATTATAACTTATTTTCTGCAATTGGCATGGCCTCAGGCTTTTAATCAAATACTTAACGAAGAGTCAGCCTCTGTTGAATTAATAAGAAGAATTTACAATTCCGGGTTGCTTCAAGCATTTTTTACTATTGTTTTCAGTGCAGGACTTCTAGCATCATCACTTGCAGGTGTCACATCTGCATCCAGAGTCCTTTATGGTATGGGGAGGGATGGAATTTTACCACCTAAAATATTTGGAAGATTACATCCTAAATATAAGACTCCGACTTACAGTATTTTAATCATAGGAGCAATAAGTTTGCTTGCGATAGTTGTTCCACTTGCGATTGCTACAGGAATATTAAATTTTGGAGCATTACTTACATTTGCTATGGTAAACTTCTCGGTTATTGCACATTATTTTGTAAGGAGCAAAAAAAGGAAGGGCATGGATATTGTTAGATATTTAATTATGCCGATTATAGGGGCTGCAGTATGCCTTGCAATTTGGTCACAACTTGGATTTATACAGATGACATGCGGTATAATTTGGCTGATATTTGGATTTATCTATCTTGCACATAAAACTAAAATCTTTAGAGAATTACCACCTCAAATAGGAGTATAA
- a CDS encoding aspartate aminotransferase family protein, which translates to MKLGNELPKIITGTVPGPKGQAIIDRRSEACPVAINCNYPAVIDTAEGAMFKDPDGNIFLDWVGGVGVTNLGYSNPEVLEAIREQSNRFCHAMFNITTHEGYVKLAEKLNEIVPVKGNVKNTMFINSGSEANENAVKIAKAFTKRPNIIVFSGAFHGRTNYTMAMTGKKGYAIGQGPFPDGVYRADFPYLYRRPDGMTESEAIDYYTAKLENTFIEATPAEYCAAIVFEPIQGEGGFVPAPIEWVKAVRKICDEKGIMIIADEVQTGFSRSGRMFATEYWAEAGCRPDIITMAKSIACGIPFSAVTARKEIFDGVPVGTIGGTYGGNPLGCAAALKVIEIMEREDFPAKARKIGSTISKRYKEWENKYDVVGDVRGIGSMLGIEFVTDKKSKTPNPAIVSAIIKDAAKMGLIIESCGTYGNAIRLLAPLCMTDKQTEAGLQIFEKAIVNNLSVK; encoded by the coding sequence ATGAAATTAGGAAATGAGTTACCGAAAATTATAACTGGAACAGTTCCAGGACCTAAAGGTCAGGCTATTATAGATAGGAGATCAGAAGCATGTCCAGTAGCAATTAATTGTAATTATCCAGCTGTTATTGATACAGCAGAAGGTGCTATGTTTAAAGACCCTGATGGAAATATATTTCTTGATTGGGTTGGAGGAGTAGGAGTAACTAATCTTGGGTATAGCAATCCTGAAGTGCTTGAAGCTATTAGAGAACAGTCTAATAGATTCTGTCACGCAATGTTTAATATTACTACACATGAAGGATATGTAAAACTTGCAGAAAAACTGAATGAAATTGTTCCGGTAAAAGGTAATGTAAAAAATACGATGTTTATAAACAGTGGTTCAGAGGCAAATGAAAATGCTGTAAAAATTGCTAAAGCTTTTACTAAGAGACCTAACATAATTGTTTTTTCAGGTGCTTTTCATGGAAGAACAAATTATACGATGGCTATGACTGGTAAAAAGGGTTATGCAATTGGACAGGGACCTTTCCCGGACGGTGTTTACAGGGCTGATTTTCCATACTTGTATAGAAGGCCGGATGGAATGACAGAATCAGAAGCTATTGACTATTATACAGCTAAATTAGAAAACACATTTATAGAAGCAACTCCGGCTGAATATTGTGCAGCCATAGTTTTTGAACCGATTCAGGGAGAAGGAGGATTCGTACCGGCACCTATAGAGTGGGTAAAGGCGGTTAGAAAGATATGTGATGAAAAAGGAATAATGATTATAGCTGATGAGGTTCAAACAGGTTTTTCTAGATCTGGAAGAATGTTTGCTACAGAATATTGGGCAGAAGCAGGGTGCAGGCCAGATATTATTACAATGGCTAAATCAATAGCTTGTGGAATACCATTTAGTGCAGTTACAGCCAGAAAAGAAATATTTGATGGAGTTCCAGTTGGAACAATAGGCGGTACTTATGGAGGAAATCCACTCGGCTGCGCAGCTGCATTAAAGGTTATTGAAATTATGGAAAGAGAGGATTTTCCGGCAAAAGCACGTAAAATTGGATCAACAATATCTAAGAGATATAAAGAATGGGAGAATAAATATGATGTTGTTGGTGATGTAAGAGGTATTGGTTCTATGCTTGGTATAGAATTTGTAACTGATAAGAAATCAAAAACACCAAATCCAGCAATAGTAAGTGCAATAATTAAAGATGCAGCTAAAATGGGTTTGATAATTGAAAGCTGTGGAACTTATGGTAATGCTATAAGATTATTGGCTCCACTATGTATGACTGATAAACAAACTGAGGCTGGTCTTCAAATATTTGAAAAGGCTATTGTAAATAATTTGTCAGTTAAGTAG